The following are from one region of the Trichoplusia ni isolate ovarian cell line Hi5 chromosome 1, tn1, whole genome shotgun sequence genome:
- the LOC113494420 gene encoding collagenase-like, whose product MLQKTGLFLLLVTLFQVYAETVKPDFIENVNGKEEQSGSRIVSGWPATPGQHPHQISLRMVSAAGSVGSCGASVVSKEWLVTAAHCTALRVTLVVRAGTVSIHTPQYIHETTEYYNYPTYIDNLPTLVQINDISLARVQRPFVYTPLLQAIRIQSTADANKDYNGLRVYTSGYGRTWTNSPVSETLNWVYLTGVANSACQQTFGTNLIIDSAICARFYNVSSQSTCQGDSGGPLVHVGDDGIPTLIGVTSFVAGDPFGCHSGLPAGFIRPGHFHSWFTQITGIDFENLNEEEEDVTDSPVTESTTEPAESEEVTDGPGSEEATEAPESEETTDAPESDETTDAPDTEESEEDSDESDEDEELSELLKRLEVQVKVKVKLNKYKIKKEVEKDKEIKKKH is encoded by the exons ATGTTACAGAAAACGGGCTTGTTTTTGCTACTGGTAACACTGTTTCAG GTGTACGCCGAAACAGTTAAACCAGATTTCATCGAAAATGTAAACGGAAAAG AAGAGCAATCCGGCTCCCGCATCGTGTCGGGCTGGCCGGCGACTCCCGGGCAGCACCCGCACCAGATCTCGCTGCGAATGGTGAGCGCCGCCGGCAGCGTCGGCAGCTGCGGCGCCTCCGTCGTCTCCAAGGAGTGGCTCGTCACTGCTGCCCATTGTACCGCTCT TCGCGTGACGCTAGTGGTCCGCGCTGGCACGGTGTCCATCCACACCCCGCAGTACATCCACGAGACCACGGAGTACTACAACTATCCGACCTACATCGACAACTTGCCCACCCTCGTACAGATCAACGATATCTCCCTGGCTAGAGTGCAGCGCCCCTTCGTATACACTC CGTTGCTGCAGGCTATCCGCATTCAGTCCACGGCTGATGCCAACAAGGACTACAATGGACTACGAGTTTACACCAGTGGATACGGAAGGACATGGACCAACA GTCCCGTGTCTGAGACTTTGAACTGGGTCTACTTGACCGGGGTCGCTAACTCGGCCTGCCAGCAGACTTTCGGTACCAACCTAATCATCGACTCCGCCATTTGCGCGCGCTTTTACAACGTCTCTTCTCAGTCTACTTGTCAG GGTGACAGCGGTGGCCCGCTCGTACACGTCGGCGATGACGGCATCCCGACCCTCATCGGAGTCACCTCGTTCGTAGCTGGCGATCCCTTCGGCTGCCACTCCGGCTTACCTGCTG GTTTCATCAGACCCGGACACTTCCATTCTTGGTTCACACAAATAACTGGAATTGACTTCGAAAATCTAAATGAGGAGGAGGAAGATGTTACCGATTCTCCAGTGACCGAGAGCACTACAGAGCCAGCGGAATCTGAGGAAGTTACCGACGGGCCAGGCTCAGAGGAAGCCACCGAGGCACCAGAATCCGAGGAGACAACTGACGCACCAGAGTCTGACGAGACCACTGACGCTCCAGATACCGAGGAATCTGAAGAAGACAGCGACGAGAGCGACGAAGACGAGGAACTGTCCGAGCTCCTGAAACGCCTCGAAGTCCAAGTCAAGGTGAAGGTCAAGcttaacaaatacaaaatcaagAAGGAAGTAGAAAAAGACAAGgagattaagaaaaaacattaa